From Pseudofrankia saprophytica, a single genomic window includes:
- a CDS encoding MarR family winged helix-turn-helix transcriptional regulator — translation MTRRPAEPGREDLAAAIYSELAQLVRRVRGEASELHPGLSLAAYSLLLYLAEVGEARAADLVAFFRLNKSTVSRQLTELVAAGLVDRESDRADSRVQLVRVSTFGQATLDEVDKTLRARMQTRLDSWPDEDLAVFGRLLARYNELPDPQTSRPDGTAARKGAARSAAGPSAVT, via the coding sequence ATGACGCGACGGCCTGCTGAGCCCGGGCGTGAGGACCTGGCCGCGGCCATCTACAGCGAGCTCGCGCAGCTGGTCCGGCGGGTCCGGGGGGAGGCGAGCGAACTGCATCCGGGGCTGTCGCTCGCGGCGTACTCACTGCTGCTGTACCTCGCTGAGGTGGGTGAGGCGCGGGCGGCCGACCTCGTCGCCTTCTTCCGGCTGAACAAGTCGACGGTGAGCAGGCAGCTGACCGAGCTGGTCGCCGCGGGCCTGGTGGACCGTGAGTCCGACCGCGCCGACAGCCGGGTCCAGCTCGTGCGGGTGAGCACCTTCGGCCAGGCGACCCTCGACGAGGTGGACAAGACGCTGCGCGCCCGGATGCAGACGCGCCTGGACAGCTGGCCCGACGAGGACCTGGCTGTCTTCGGCCGCCTGCTCGCCCGCTACAACGAGCTGCCCGACCCGCAGACGTCCCGTCCGGATGGGACCGCCGCCCGTAAGGGCGCGGCCCGGTCGGCGGCGGGACCGTCAGCTGTCACCTGA